Proteins from a single region of Undibacterium sp. KW1:
- a CDS encoding HEAT repeat domain-containing protein, translated as MTLPRPADFEGILSLSRTDNDGRQSAVLTGYRAVHQLHDNHCSTGIHEYLDSDQVQPGESGRVAVCLSTPDMYPACLWDGRELNILEGKKQVGTLRVTSIFNTTLRTSPGEYLIRWQAPRLAEIGACLLDLFQGDDYQINQQALQDLHKLHASPLVLRMDATLFKTVMNMPGFDKANCVARMLTGYRLNYTRSLAAFKAASGDETFLSLFKGASRKKAQEEYTQVVTDLGSLMYALPGYGHLAQEEVLALLDTGDSFLISFAGTMMDAFPTLDDRHIAQLLDTMEEYGVHEWPYQPGIALAAALTKNPKGFDTVMSRFEHGNDNLQSGILRSFESLEMALPLQAQDMIVRRAQSHGGNRDDEAYSTTVIALALCKDRQAEAVAILAPCLESEAWFIRGNAAMSLGLLGIEDEVLINRLGDLIFDTEGNDWSVQSATLGALTELGDKARSQIDKLLRLARDDEDDNYTKQMLADCFGAIGDDSASVIEALRKIVAKQAYNSGRLAVIALGKLGKAAKPAMDAIKAFIFSEDYHVDDAEKARAVIDACIAINDADNVDVNNCIRHLAKSVHADVAEVAHQYLSGETKK; from the coding sequence ATGACACTACCCCGCCCCGCTGATTTTGAAGGCATACTCAGCCTCTCACGTACCGACAACGACGGCAGGCAGTCTGCCGTGCTAACCGGGTACAGAGCTGTCCACCAGTTGCATGACAATCACTGCAGCACCGGCATCCATGAATATCTGGATAGTGACCAGGTGCAGCCGGGTGAAAGTGGCCGGGTGGCTGTGTGTTTATCCACACCCGACATGTACCCGGCCTGTCTTTGGGATGGCCGTGAACTCAATATTCTTGAAGGTAAAAAACAGGTAGGCACACTCAGGGTCACCAGTATATTCAATACTACTCTGCGCACCAGTCCTGGCGAATACCTGATCAGGTGGCAGGCTCCCCGCCTCGCAGAAATTGGTGCCTGCCTACTTGATCTCTTCCAGGGTGACGACTACCAGATCAATCAACAGGCTTTGCAAGACCTGCACAAACTGCATGCATCTCCCCTGGTCTTGCGCATGGATGCGACACTATTCAAGACCGTGATGAACATGCCGGGCTTTGACAAGGCAAATTGCGTCGCCCGCATGCTGACTGGCTATCGCCTGAATTACACGCGCAGCCTGGCCGCGTTCAAAGCTGCGTCGGGCGATGAAACTTTCCTCAGCCTGTTTAAGGGCGCTTCCAGAAAGAAAGCACAAGAAGAATACACACAGGTGGTAACCGACCTGGGCAGCCTCATGTATGCGCTGCCAGGCTATGGCCATCTGGCGCAGGAAGAAGTACTTGCCCTGCTCGATACTGGTGACAGCTTTTTGATCTCCTTTGCCGGAACCATGATGGATGCGTTTCCCACGCTTGACGACCGGCACATAGCACAGCTACTCGACACGATGGAAGAATATGGCGTGCATGAATGGCCCTACCAACCCGGTATTGCATTGGCTGCCGCATTGACAAAAAACCCCAAAGGTTTTGACACTGTGATGAGCAGGTTCGAACATGGCAACGACAATCTGCAATCCGGCATACTCAGAAGTTTTGAATCCCTGGAAATGGCATTGCCTTTGCAGGCACAAGACATGATTGTGCGCAGGGCGCAATCACATGGCGGCAATCGCGATGACGAGGCATACAGTACTACCGTCATCGCCCTGGCACTGTGCAAAGACCGGCAAGCAGAAGCAGTAGCGATACTGGCCCCCTGCCTTGAGAGTGAAGCCTGGTTTATCCGTGGTAATGCAGCCATGTCACTGGGCTTGCTGGGTATAGAAGATGAAGTACTGATCAATCGCCTCGGTGACTTGATCTTTGATACTGAAGGCAACGACTGGAGCGTGCAGTCAGCCACGCTGGGGGCTTTGACAGAACTTGGTGACAAGGCGCGCAGCCAGATAGATAAATTGCTGAGACTGGCACGTGACGATGAAGATGACAACTATACCAAACAAATGCTGGCAGATTGCTTTGGTGCCATAGGTGACGACTCAGCCTCCGTTATTGAGGCTCTTCGCAAAATAGTTGCCAAACAAGCTTATAACAGCGGCAGGCTGGCGGTCATCGCCCTGGGCAAACTAGGCAAAGCAGCCAAACCTGCCATGGATGCAATCAAGGCGTTTATTTTCAGCGAAGACTATCATGTCGACGATGCAGAAAAAGCCCGCGCCGTCATCGATGCCTGCATCGCCATCAATGATGCGGACAATGTTGATGTCAACAACTGCATCAGGCATTTGGCAAAGTCTGTGCATGCTGATGTGGCTGAGGTGGCGCATCAGTATTTGAGCGGGGAAACTAAAAAGTAA
- a CDS encoding S9 family peptidase: MKIKTPRLLKFLLLLSLTAGFFNVHAQDLQAARAAYASQITKNIKAPQDFVQEKLPAGVKEIDYVSGKLHLKAWISALPDNAKKMPAVVFLHGGFSFSTDDWVAAQGFVNAGYLLLMPRLRGENGGEGYFEMFGGEVDDAIAAGKYLASLPQVDTQKIYLAGHSIGGSMALLVSQMPSPYKAVAAYSGFARLPLWLAHYKNIAPFNVDLPDEQKIRDPYRYVASVKTPLYVFTESASPPAIPVNTEFCNMVAKYSICKHEVITGSHESMIAPAVARTIALFNKS, encoded by the coding sequence ATGAAAATCAAGACGCCACGTCTGCTCAAGTTCCTGTTGCTGCTGTCCCTGACTGCTGGCTTCTTTAACGTGCACGCGCAAGACTTGCAGGCAGCAAGAGCTGCCTATGCCAGCCAAATCACAAAGAACATCAAAGCACCACAAGATTTTGTACAAGAAAAATTGCCAGCTGGTGTCAAAGAAATTGATTACGTCTCTGGTAAGTTGCACTTGAAGGCATGGATATCGGCTCTGCCTGACAATGCGAAGAAAATGCCCGCAGTCGTTTTTTTGCATGGTGGCTTCTCATTTTCAACCGATGACTGGGTCGCTGCTCAGGGTTTTGTCAATGCAGGCTACCTCCTTTTAATGCCACGCCTCCGCGGTGAGAATGGCGGCGAAGGTTATTTCGAAATGTTTGGTGGTGAAGTCGATGATGCTATTGCCGCTGGCAAATATCTGGCAAGTCTGCCACAAGTCGATACCCAGAAAATCTATCTCGCAGGCCACAGTATAGGTGGCAGCATGGCCTTGCTCGTCTCTCAAATGCCATCGCCGTACAAAGCAGTTGCTGCCTATAGTGGCTTTGCCCGCTTGCCGCTGTGGCTGGCGCATTACAAGAACATTGCTCCCTTTAATGTTGATCTGCCCGACGAGCAAAAAATCCGTGACCCCTATCGCTATGTGGCATCGGTCAAAACACCCCTGTATGTGTTTACCGAATCTGCCAGCCCACCTGCAATCCCGGTCAATACAGAATTTTGCAACATGGTCGCCAAATACTCGATATGTAAACATGAAGTGATCACTGGCAGCCATGAATCCATGATCGCACCGGCAGTCGCACGAACGATTGCTTTATTCAATAAATCTTGA